The following are encoded in a window of Roseimaritima ulvae genomic DNA:
- a CDS encoding dipeptide epimerase, with protein sequence MKVRVYPLALPLEHEFTIARESISVQRSLIVELEHEGVCGYGEATENTYYGHSLKSMTAAIENCTPILHSYQFGRPQELWDMLQAGLSGDPFTLSALDLAAHDLHGKLKQQPTYQLLGLQWERIPASSYTIGIDSIDKMVAKLNEQPGWPVYKIKLGTEHDVDIVRQLREQTDATLRVDANCGWTAEETIANASVLKQLGVEFIEQPLPATAPDEAHRRVYAESVLPIIADESCLVESDVEKCHQRFHGVNVKLCKCGGLTPAVRMLREARSLGMSTMVGCMVESSIGISAAAQLLPLLDYADLDGAVLLADEPAEGATVQRGRVQLGPLDGNGARLIKQRLDAFAIQQA encoded by the coding sequence ATGAAGGTACGGGTCTATCCTCTGGCGCTTCCCTTGGAGCACGAATTCACGATCGCCCGCGAGTCGATTTCAGTGCAGCGTTCCTTGATCGTCGAACTTGAGCACGAGGGCGTGTGCGGGTACGGCGAAGCGACGGAAAACACGTATTACGGTCATTCTTTAAAATCGATGACCGCGGCGATTGAAAACTGTACGCCGATCCTCCACTCGTACCAATTCGGCAGACCCCAAGAGCTGTGGGATATGCTGCAAGCCGGCTTGTCGGGCGATCCCTTCACGCTCTCCGCTCTGGACCTGGCCGCCCACGATCTGCATGGCAAGCTAAAACAGCAGCCCACCTACCAGTTGCTGGGTTTGCAGTGGGAGCGGATTCCAGCGTCCAGTTATACGATTGGCATCGACAGCATCGATAAGATGGTCGCCAAGCTGAACGAGCAACCGGGCTGGCCGGTGTACAAAATCAAACTGGGGACCGAGCATGACGTGGACATCGTTCGCCAACTTCGCGAACAGACCGACGCCACGCTGCGAGTGGACGCCAACTGCGGCTGGACGGCGGAGGAAACCATCGCCAATGCGTCGGTCTTAAAACAGCTGGGCGTGGAATTTATCGAACAACCGCTGCCGGCGACCGCTCCCGACGAAGCGCATCGGCGGGTGTACGCCGAATCGGTTTTGCCGATCATCGCCGACGAAAGTTGTTTGGTGGAAAGCGATGTGGAAAAATGTCATCAGCGGTTTCACGGCGTCAACGTGAAACTGTGCAAGTGCGGCGGGCTGACTCCGGCCGTGCGGATGCTGCGCGAAGCCCGTTCGCTGGGCATGTCGACGATGGTCGGGTGTATGGTGGAAAGTTCGATCGGTATCTCGGCCGCGGCGCAGCTGTTGCCGCTGTTGGACTACGCGGACCTGGACGGAGCGGTGCTGCTGGCCGACGAACCCGCCGAGGGGGCGACCGTACAGCGGGGCCGCGTGCAGCTGGGTCCCCTGGATGGCAACGGAGCACGCTTGATCAAACAGCGACTCGACGCGTTTGCGATACAGCAAGCCTAA
- a CDS encoding DUF1611 domain-containing protein, producing the protein MNTVPQPTASVESEPGSGQPDPQAHPDSSSLKDYHRIVLLTDGFSTPFLAKTAISLLRYRTADIAAVLDASQAGQTAQALLGAGGDLPVIASLDQVPADALFIGIAPPGGALPATWRPIVSEALRRGIDVVSGLHDFLCHDPEFVSLAQQHGSRLIDVRRNTIRDTAQGVRFRDGCLRIHTVGHDCSVGKMVVALEVQQALAKQNVDARFLATGQTGIMISGAGFPIDCVVADFVNGAAETLVKQHEQHDVLLIEGQGCISHPSFSAVTLGLLHGCAPDGLIFCYEVGRTMAKGYDQIELLSHRRLIDAYEANASLRHPCRVIGVAMNSRKVSAEEAAEERQRVSEELGLPVCDVYRDGPAPLVDAVRKLKQELQR; encoded by the coding sequence ATGAATACCGTTCCCCAACCCACCGCCTCTGTCGAAAGCGAGCCCGGCAGCGGGCAACCGGATCCGCAGGCTCATCCGGACTCCTCCTCGCTGAAAGACTATCACCGCATCGTCTTGCTGACCGATGGGTTTTCAACCCCGTTTCTGGCCAAGACGGCGATCAGTTTGTTGCGTTATCGCACCGCCGATATCGCGGCGGTGTTGGATGCCAGCCAAGCCGGACAGACCGCTCAAGCCTTGCTGGGTGCCGGCGGCGACCTGCCCGTGATTGCGTCGCTCGATCAAGTACCTGCCGACGCGTTGTTCATCGGCATCGCGCCCCCCGGCGGTGCCTTGCCGGCGACCTGGCGACCAATTGTCAGTGAAGCCCTTCGCCGCGGCATCGACGTCGTCTCCGGGCTGCATGACTTTCTGTGCCACGACCCCGAATTTGTCAGCCTCGCCCAGCAACACGGCTCGCGGCTGATCGACGTACGCCGGAACACGATCCGCGATACGGCTCAAGGCGTCCGCTTCCGCGATGGTTGCCTGCGGATCCACACCGTGGGACACGACTGCAGCGTCGGCAAAATGGTGGTCGCCTTGGAAGTCCAACAAGCGTTGGCCAAACAGAACGTGGACGCCCGGTTTTTGGCCACCGGACAAACCGGGATCATGATTTCCGGTGCCGGTTTTCCCATCGATTGCGTGGTGGCCGACTTTGTCAACGGCGCGGCGGAAACGCTGGTCAAGCAACACGAACAGCACGATGTATTGTTGATCGAAGGCCAGGGCTGTATCTCCCACCCCAGTTTCTCCGCCGTCACGCTGGGTCTGTTACATGGCTGTGCACCGGATGGCCTGATATTCTGCTACGAAGTCGGCCGCACCATGGCCAAGGGCTATGACCAAATCGAACTGCTGTCCCATCGCCGATTGATCGACGCTTATGAAGCCAACGCCTCGCTGCGGCATCCCTGCCGAGTGATCGGCGTGGCCATGAACAGTCGCAAGGTGTCGGCCGAAGAGGCCGCCGAGGAGCGACAGCGGGTCAGCGAGGAATTGGGGTTGCCGGTTTGTGATGTCTATCGCGACGGCCCGGCGCCGCTGGTCGATGCCGTACGGAAACTGAAACAGGAACTGCAGCGATGA
- a CDS encoding ammonium transporter — protein MLLALLGLCLSWAPSSWAQEESAPAEAAAPAEEAETPAEVAAEEEVVEEADLGVGYAFDNIVLFVCAVLVLFMQAGFAMVEVGLNAAKNTVNILYKNVMDLSVGALLFFLIGFGLMYPTSYMTPEQAETVSGYFAFGGSGIYESAPDRTFSPQVDWLFQAVFAATAATIVSGAVAGRMKFTAYLVYSAILTGLIYPISGYWKWGGGWLMQFGELTADGWSMGFQDFAGSAVVHAVGGFAGLAGALILGPRLGRFTAEGKSVPLPGHNVAFAALGVFILWVGWYGFNPGSQLAFQSSADTDATVMIAVNTTLAAAAGVVAATLISWGIFGKPDLTMSLNGALGGLVGITACCDCFTNTWSIVIGAVAGVLVVLGVVMLDKLKIDDPVGAWPVHGLCGIWGCMAIGILPNAHLESGATSFGIQLIGTASICVWAFVTMGIVFGVLKMIGMLRVTPEEETAGLDISEHGMHAYPSDAITGGQVA, from the coding sequence ATGTTATTGGCCCTGTTGGGGCTGTGTTTGAGTTGGGCGCCGAGCAGCTGGGCTCAGGAAGAGTCGGCTCCTGCGGAAGCGGCGGCCCCGGCAGAAGAAGCCGAAACTCCCGCGGAAGTGGCAGCCGAGGAAGAGGTTGTGGAGGAAGCGGATCTGGGAGTTGGGTACGCGTTTGACAACATCGTGTTGTTTGTGTGTGCCGTCTTGGTTTTGTTCATGCAAGCCGGTTTCGCGATGGTCGAAGTCGGTTTGAACGCGGCCAAAAACACCGTCAACATTCTTTATAAGAACGTGATGGACCTATCGGTCGGAGCGTTGTTGTTCTTTTTGATCGGGTTTGGGTTGATGTACCCGACGTCTTATATGACGCCCGAGCAAGCCGAGACGGTCAGCGGCTACTTTGCCTTTGGCGGATCGGGCATTTATGAGAGTGCTCCCGATCGCACCTTTTCGCCTCAGGTGGATTGGTTGTTCCAAGCCGTGTTTGCCGCTACCGCCGCCACGATCGTGTCGGGTGCGGTCGCTGGTCGTATGAAGTTCACCGCTTACCTGGTTTACAGTGCCATCCTGACGGGTCTGATTTACCCGATCAGCGGTTACTGGAAATGGGGTGGTGGCTGGTTGATGCAGTTTGGCGAATTGACCGCCGACGGCTGGTCGATGGGTTTTCAGGATTTTGCGGGTTCGGCCGTGGTCCACGCAGTGGGTGGCTTTGCCGGTTTGGCCGGTGCCTTGATCCTGGGGCCTCGTTTGGGACGCTTTACCGCCGAAGGCAAGAGCGTACCGCTGCCCGGTCACAACGTGGCCTTCGCCGCGCTGGGTGTGTTCATCCTGTGGGTGGGTTGGTACGGATTTAACCCTGGTAGCCAATTGGCCTTCCAGTCCAGTGCGGACACCGACGCTACGGTGATGATCGCCGTCAACACGACGCTGGCCGCTGCGGCTGGTGTGGTTGCCGCCACGCTGATCAGCTGGGGCATCTTTGGCAAACCCGACTTGACGATGAGCTTGAACGGAGCTCTGGGCGGCTTGGTGGGCATCACCGCCTGCTGTGACTGCTTCACCAACACTTGGTCGATCGTGATCGGTGCGGTTGCCGGCGTCCTGGTTGTGCTGGGCGTGGTGATGTTGGACAAGTTGAAAATCGACGATCCCGTGGGGGCATGGCCCGTGCACGGTCTGTGTGGCATCTGGGGTTGTATGGCGATCGGCATCCTGCCCAACGCTCACCTGGAAAGCGGAGCCACCAGTTTTGGAATTCAGTTGATCGGTACGGCTTCCATCTGTGTGTGGGCCTTTGTCACGATGGGGATTGTTTTCGGAGTTCTGAAAATGATCGGCATGCTGCGAGTCACTCCGGAAGAAGAGACCGCTGGCTTGGATATCTCTGAGCACGGTATGCACGCTTATCCCTCGGACGCCATCACCGGCGGACAGGTAGCGTAA
- a CDS encoding Flp family type IVb pilin: MKNFADKVVNFLKDEDGPTAVEYAVMMALIIVVCLGSVGLIGTKADEKFQAVADELSK; the protein is encoded by the coding sequence ATGAAGAACTTCGCCGACAAAGTTGTAAATTTCCTGAAGGACGAAGACGGCCCCACCGCTGTTGAGTACGCCGTGATGATGGCTTTGATCATCGTGGTTTGCCTGGGCAGCGTGGGCTTGATCGGTACCAAAGCCGATGAAAAGTTCCAAGCGGTTGCTGACGAACTGTCCAAATAA
- a CDS encoding A24 family peptidase, producing the protein MDMILDSVAANWPIWLVSVVMIIAAIIDGMILKVPNWLTFPFILCGWAHGMIQGGPAGLGASLAGTAVGLMLLLVVRAVGGMGGGDVKLLAGLGAWVGVSSVWWAFVVTTFVGALMALVMIAASGQWKKHYYMARQILHEWKTVRNPEKLYAIAKERKPTMQLLPYGIPMAIGSILYFAYAGMLV; encoded by the coding sequence ATGGACATGATTCTCGACTCGGTCGCTGCCAACTGGCCGATCTGGCTGGTCAGCGTAGTAATGATTATCGCCGCGATCATCGATGGCATGATCCTGAAGGTCCCCAACTGGTTGACCTTCCCCTTCATCCTTTGTGGCTGGGCTCACGGAATGATTCAAGGCGGCCCAGCCGGACTGGGAGCCAGTCTCGCGGGCACCGCTGTGGGCCTGATGCTGCTGTTGGTGGTTCGCGCCGTCGGCGGCATGGGCGGCGGTGACGTCAAACTGTTGGCCGGCCTGGGCGCCTGGGTAGGCGTCAGCAGCGTGTGGTGGGCGTTTGTCGTCACCACCTTCGTCGGAGCCCTGATGGCTCTGGTGATGATCGCCGCCAGCGGCCAATGGAAGAAGCACTACTACATGGCCCGGCAGATCCTGCACGAATGGAAAACCGTCCGCAATCCCGAAAAACTGTATGCGATCGCTAAAGAACGCAAACCGACCATGCAGCTGCTGCCCTACGGCATTCCCATGGCCATCGGCTCGATCCTGTATTTCGCCTATGCAGGCATGTTGGTCTGA
- the cpaB gene encoding Flp pilus assembly protein CpaB — protein MRSKTLLLAIAGICGTIAAVGASKLLQGQGSAEKQPMAEIFVTVQDVEIGEQFTAENIKLEPWPLDRMPEGAIKDLENVEGMYSNQRLYAGEPLIARKISATPGNTRRDIPRDYSVVSLQTDTATGMGTLVEPGDRVNVIGFFKKSDVIPQTMTQKILTGIRVYAVDGRKRRTEGETVSTPARTISLLIHKKDEEAWTYANELGRVRLSLSHPDEYENNNESDGADSSGQEFLKWIADHSKKADEQPVVVTTPEPAVVEVAAAPTDEPLRMQKISGGVTYMYELRDGIWVVVQSSDQQATGTSENNGLTDSADPVDNEDESDEYGYLNGSESPFFEDGPSASQGQQQATGNGRNFE, from the coding sequence ATGCGAAGCAAAACACTACTATTAGCCATCGCCGGCATCTGCGGAACGATTGCCGCTGTGGGTGCCAGCAAGTTGTTGCAGGGGCAAGGCTCGGCGGAGAAACAGCCTATGGCGGAGATTTTTGTCACCGTCCAGGATGTGGAAATCGGCGAGCAGTTCACTGCCGAGAACATCAAGCTGGAACCCTGGCCGCTGGATCGGATGCCCGAAGGGGCGATTAAAGATCTGGAAAACGTCGAAGGCATGTACTCCAACCAACGCCTGTATGCCGGCGAGCCGCTGATCGCTCGAAAGATCAGCGCCACCCCGGGCAACACCCGCCGCGACATCCCTCGCGACTACAGCGTGGTTTCGCTGCAGACCGATACTGCGACCGGGATGGGCACCTTGGTCGAGCCGGGTGACCGCGTCAACGTGATCGGGTTTTTCAAGAAGAGCGATGTGATTCCTCAGACGATGACCCAAAAGATCTTGACCGGCATCCGCGTGTACGCGGTCGATGGCCGCAAGCGACGCACCGAAGGCGAAACGGTCAGCACTCCCGCTCGCACGATTTCGCTGCTGATCCACAAGAAAGACGAAGAAGCCTGGACCTACGCCAACGAACTGGGCCGCGTCCGCTTGTCGCTCAGCCATCCCGATGAATATGAAAACAACAACGAGTCCGACGGAGCGGATTCCTCCGGACAAGAGTTCCTCAAGTGGATCGCGGATCACAGCAAGAAAGCTGATGAGCAGCCCGTGGTGGTGACGACACCCGAACCGGCTGTTGTCGAAGTCGCCGCCGCTCCCACGGACGAACCCTTGCGGATGCAAAAGATTTCCGGTGGCGTGACCTATATGTACGAACTTCGCGACGGCATCTGGGTGGTTGTGCAGTCCAGTGATCAACAAGCCACCGGCACCAGCGAGAACAACGGTCTCACCGATTCCGCTGATCCGGTCGATAATGAAGATGAAAGTGATGAGTACGGCTACCTGAATGGTTCCGAAAGCCCGTTTTTCGAAGACGGTCCCTCGGCATCTCAAGGGCAGCAGCAGGCGACCGGCAACGGTCGGAATTTTGAGTAA
- a CDS encoding type II and III secretion system protein family protein, which produces MIYKRYTAHAAICLLLFVAAPAATTPCLAQGGAAAGANAGGMLASTSAGVNYNVTQPVERLEMIVKSSRILTLDKRVPRFQVHNEQILGATPVSQNQIQVHGKTPGTTQLNLWDADDQLYTVDIVVLADAREVEGILGTQLPLASLRVTPLNKGAIVSGTVTNVDDVDRAVLIVEQFYANVVNNIRVVGVQQVLLHTKIMEVSRTKLRDVGIDWSLRNPGGIDGYVSAPGGLINAPASPLTGSPTAIAFQADARTTFGLGSYNFEALIKALRQNDLIKVLAEPTVVATHGRPARFIVGGKVPYLVPSQQGVTVNYEEFGTSVDFLPFVVGPGRIRLEVRPEVSEPDPSRGLTLDGTSVPGFRSRYVETAVEMQAGQTLAIAGLLQNRVESSTAAVPFLGELPYIGTAFRRVSETENEIELLILVTPELVDAMDPHEVPPGGPGLNSTTPSDCEMIIKGHIEVPAYNACNDCVDGGFPAGPMLEGSGMYEAGMHGVEVQGAGPVYSQELPAGAVVPQSQGTVVGQGVTVLSPAE; this is translated from the coding sequence ATGATCTATAAACGCTATACGGCACACGCTGCCATTTGCCTGTTGCTGTTCGTTGCCGCTCCTGCCGCAACGACGCCCTGCTTGGCTCAAGGAGGGGCAGCCGCTGGAGCAAACGCCGGCGGCATGCTGGCCTCGACCAGTGCAGGAGTGAATTACAACGTCACCCAACCGGTCGAACGGTTGGAGATGATTGTCAAGAGCAGCCGGATCCTGACGTTGGACAAACGTGTGCCGCGTTTCCAAGTTCACAACGAACAGATCTTGGGAGCCACTCCGGTTTCTCAAAATCAGATCCAGGTCCACGGCAAAACGCCCGGCACCACTCAGCTGAACCTGTGGGACGCCGACGATCAGCTGTATACGGTGGACATCGTGGTCTTGGCGGACGCCCGTGAGGTTGAAGGCATTTTGGGCACTCAGTTGCCACTGGCTTCGCTCCGCGTCACCCCGTTGAACAAGGGGGCCATCGTCTCGGGCACCGTGACCAACGTTGACGACGTCGATCGCGCGGTGCTGATCGTGGAACAATTTTACGCCAACGTGGTCAATAACATTCGCGTGGTCGGCGTGCAGCAGGTGTTGTTGCACACCAAGATCATGGAAGTCTCCCGCACCAAGCTTCGCGATGTGGGCATCGACTGGTCGTTGCGAAACCCGGGTGGCATCGACGGCTATGTGTCGGCTCCCGGCGGGTTGATCAACGCCCCGGCCAGCCCCTTGACCGGCAGTCCCACGGCGATCGCCTTCCAGGCCGACGCGCGGACCACCTTTGGGCTGGGCTCCTATAATTTCGAAGCCCTGATCAAAGCTCTGCGGCAGAACGACTTGATCAAAGTTTTGGCGGAACCCACCGTGGTCGCCACGCACGGTCGCCCGGCTCGATTCATCGTCGGCGGCAAGGTGCCGTATTTGGTGCCCTCGCAACAAGGTGTGACGGTGAACTACGAAGAGTTCGGGACCTCGGTCGACTTCCTGCCCTTTGTGGTCGGCCCGGGCCGGATCCGCTTGGAGGTGCGTCCGGAGGTCAGCGAACCGGATCCCTCGCGAGGCCTGACGCTAGACGGCACCTCGGTGCCCGGCTTCCGCAGTCGCTATGTTGAAACCGCGGTGGAAATGCAAGCCGGGCAAACCCTGGCGATCGCTGGACTGTTGCAGAACCGAGTGGAGTCCTCGACGGCGGCCGTGCCCTTCTTGGGCGAACTGCCTTACATTGGCACCGCCTTCCGACGCGTTTCCGAAACCGAGAACGAGATCGAACTGTTGATCTTGGTGACGCCCGAATTGGTCGACGCCATGGATCCTCACGAAGTGCCGCCAGGCGGACCCGGTTTGAACTCGACCACGCCCTCGGATTGCGAAATGATTATCAAAGGCCACATCGAAGTGCCCGCCTACAACGCCTGCAATGACTGCGTCGACGGGGGCTTTCCCGCCGGACCGATGCTGGAAGGGTCGGGAATGTATGAAGCGGGAATGCACGGGGTAGAAGTGCAAGGAGCGGGGCCGGTTTACAGCCAGGAACTGCCCGCCGGAGCGGTGGTCCCCCAGTCGCAGGGCACCGTGGTGGGCCAGGGCGTGACCGTCCTGTCGCCCGCTGAATAG
- a CDS encoding AAA family ATPase — MSNVLRLAIVDPNDGSRESLKSMLLGMDTVWLEAECSRYEFFTDVVGQTTPDVGVVSLDADNEKAIELITKLSASHPDCALLAASSSTDGHLILKTMRAGAREFITLPITSEDLTSALERVGRQKFGEGDSKTRACEMIAVAGATGGVGSTSIAVNMACVLATEPGTSVALVDLDMALGDADVFLDAIPDYTLADVAQNISRLDIQLLKRSLTKHSSGLYLLPRPVELHDADVINADSLRKVIGLLKASFTHLIIDLSKSYSPVDMAVLQEVDHVVLVTQLDLPCLRNVVRLMMSFEETEGLKEKTKIVVNRAGLDTGGISLKKAKETMGRDIFAQLPNDYRTMVEVRNNGVPLITQAPKAGITHAVRDMVNKIVCDLPEEGGEGEGKDKAGDSKGVWQKFWPVGQKK, encoded by the coding sequence ATGAGTAATGTTTTGAGACTAGCGATCGTGGACCCCAACGATGGGTCCCGTGAATCGCTCAAGTCGATGCTGCTCGGCATGGACACCGTCTGGCTGGAAGCCGAGTGTTCACGCTACGAGTTCTTTACCGATGTCGTCGGGCAAACCACCCCCGACGTCGGCGTGGTTTCACTGGATGCCGACAATGAAAAAGCGATCGAGCTGATCACGAAGCTTTCGGCTTCGCATCCCGACTGCGCTTTGCTGGCCGCCAGTTCCAGCACCGACGGCCACCTGATCCTCAAAACCATGCGGGCCGGGGCACGTGAGTTCATCACGCTGCCGATCACGTCCGAAGATCTGACCAGCGCGCTCGAACGCGTCGGTCGGCAGAAGTTCGGCGAAGGCGATTCGAAGACGCGAGCCTGCGAGATGATCGCCGTGGCCGGCGCGACCGGAGGCGTGGGCAGTACCAGTATCGCCGTCAACATGGCCTGCGTGCTGGCCACCGAGCCGGGCACCAGTGTGGCCCTGGTCGATCTGGACATGGCCCTCGGCGATGCCGACGTGTTCCTCGACGCGATTCCCGATTACACGCTGGCCGATGTCGCCCAGAATATCTCACGGCTGGACATTCAACTGCTCAAACGCTCGCTCACCAAACACTCCTCTGGCCTGTACCTGCTGCCTCGACCGGTCGAATTGCACGATGCGGACGTGATCAACGCGGACAGTCTGCGGAAAGTGATCGGCTTGTTGAAAGCATCCTTCACACATCTGATCATCGACCTATCGAAAAGTTATTCGCCTGTGGACATGGCGGTCTTGCAGGAGGTCGATCACGTGGTCTTGGTGACCCAGTTGGACCTGCCCTGTCTGCGCAACGTGGTCCGCTTGATGATGAGTTTCGAGGAAACCGAAGGCCTCAAGGAAAAGACCAAGATCGTGGTCAATCGCGCCGGTTTGGACACCGGCGGGATCAGTCTGAAAAAGGCCAAAGAGACGATGGGCCGCGATATCTTCGCCCAATTGCCCAACGACTACCGCACGATGGTGGAAGTCCGCAACAACGGCGTGCCGTTGATCACCCAGGCGCCCAAAGCCGGCATCACCCACGCGGTTCGCGACATGGTCAACAAGATCGTCTGCGACCTGCCCGAGGAAGGCGGCGAGGGCGAGGGCAAAGATAAAGCGGGCGACTCCAAAGGCGTGTGGCAAAAATTCTGGCCGGTCGGCCAGAAAAAGTAG
- the thrS gene encoding threonine--tRNA ligase, producing MSQVSVQLPDGSVQQHPGSATPMDVAKGISEGLARAVVAAQIDGHIVDAFRPLEDLKPAADPTAAETADDSLSLQLLTSRDAAALAVLRHSAAHVMARAVMRLFKGVSLAFGPTTDGGFYYDFDLPEKISEDDFPKIEAEMKKIIKAKEPFERFSLQRDKALQLCEEMGQDLKVEHIQTGLGDQDAVSFYRQGEFVDLCRGPHIPHAGMIKAIKLLSVAGAYWKGDAKGRQLQRLYGTAFFDKKELKAHLELLEEARRRDHRVLGKKHGLFAFNPEVGPGLCLWLPRGARVRTLLEDFLRGELLQRGYDPVYSPHIGRVEMYETSGHFPYYRDSQFSPLFGAEAGGLLDAWSQRLEAGTLDRDGEDKLMAAAEVLGVTLPDYKPSASPEDRRGVLHRWQTENERYLVKPMNCPHHCQIFKAQPRSYRQLPLRLFEFGTVYRHEQTGELNGMLRVRGLTQDDAHIFCTADQVEHEFRATIELTKFVLESVGLSDYRVQLSLRDPDSDKYVGSEANWDRAEGALRGVLEESGLSFNEQPGEAAFYGPKADFMVRDCIGRSWQLGTVQLDYNLPERFKLEYAGADNVGHRPVMIHRAPFGSLERFVGMLIEHFAAAFPLWLAPEQIRVLPLSEKTTDYAVAVTKQLSDAGLRATTDLRNSKVQAKIRDAQLELVPYMAVVGPKESESNQLALRDRIDGDLGSMPVAEAVAKLTKEVADRTVRTVVKNALMETESSGEEMFAG from the coding sequence ATGTCGCAAGTTTCGGTTCAATTACCCGACGGTTCAGTCCAACAGCACCCCGGTTCGGCGACGCCCATGGATGTAGCCAAGGGCATCAGTGAGGGGCTGGCGCGAGCCGTGGTTGCGGCCCAGATCGACGGCCATATCGTCGATGCCTTCCGCCCTCTGGAAGATCTGAAACCGGCTGCAGATCCAACCGCTGCCGAAACCGCTGACGATTCGCTCAGTTTGCAACTATTGACCAGTCGCGACGCCGCCGCCCTGGCCGTGCTGCGACATTCGGCCGCCCACGTCATGGCCCGCGCCGTGATGCGGCTGTTCAAAGGCGTTTCGCTGGCATTTGGCCCCACCACCGACGGCGGCTTCTACTACGACTTCGACCTGCCGGAAAAAATCAGCGAAGATGATTTTCCGAAAATCGAAGCGGAGATGAAGAAGATCATCAAAGCCAAAGAGCCCTTCGAGCGTTTCAGCCTGCAGCGTGACAAAGCATTGCAGCTGTGCGAGGAGATGGGCCAGGATCTGAAGGTCGAACATATCCAAACCGGCCTGGGCGACCAGGACGCAGTCAGCTTCTATCGCCAAGGCGAATTTGTCGACCTCTGCCGCGGACCGCACATCCCACACGCCGGCATGATCAAGGCGATCAAATTGCTGAGTGTGGCCGGCGCCTATTGGAAGGGCGACGCCAAGGGACGCCAGCTGCAGCGACTGTACGGCACCGCGTTCTTTGACAAAAAAGAACTTAAGGCTCACCTCGAATTGCTGGAAGAAGCCCGTCGTCGCGATCATCGCGTGCTGGGCAAAAAACACGGCCTATTCGCATTTAACCCCGAGGTCGGGCCGGGACTGTGCCTGTGGCTGCCTCGCGGCGCGCGGGTGCGGACGCTGCTGGAAGATTTCCTCCGCGGCGAATTGCTGCAACGCGGTTACGATCCGGTCTACAGCCCGCACATCGGCCGCGTGGAGATGTACGAAACCAGCGGCCACTTCCCGTATTATCGCGATAGCCAGTTTTCGCCGCTGTTCGGGGCCGAAGCCGGTGGGTTGCTGGATGCCTGGAGCCAACGTCTGGAAGCCGGCACGCTGGACCGCGACGGCGAAGATAAATTGATGGCCGCCGCCGAAGTGCTGGGCGTGACGCTGCCGGATTACAAACCCAGCGCCTCGCCCGAAGACCGACGCGGCGTGCTGCATCGCTGGCAGACCGAGAACGAGCGGTATCTGGTCAAACCCATGAACTGCCCGCATCACTGCCAGATCTTTAAAGCTCAGCCGCGGTCCTACCGCCAGTTGCCGCTACGATTGTTCGAATTCGGCACGGTCTATCGCCACGAGCAAACCGGCGAATTAAACGGCATGCTGCGGGTCCGCGGGTTGACGCAGGACGACGCGCACATCTTCTGCACCGCCGATCAAGTAGAGCACGAATTCCGGGCCACGATCGAACTGACCAAGTTTGTGCTCGAGTCGGTGGGCTTGAGCGATTACCGCGTGCAGTTGTCGTTGCGCGACCCGGATAGCGACAAATACGTGGGCAGCGAAGCCAACTGGGACCGCGCCGAAGGGGCCCTCCGTGGGGTGCTGGAAGAATCCGGTTTGAGCTTCAACGAACAGCCCGGCGAGGCCGCCTTTTATGGTCCCAAGGCCGACTTCATGGTCCGCGACTGCATCGGCCGCAGCTGGCAATTGGGAACGGTCCAGTTGGACTACAACCTGCCCGAACGTTTTAAACTGGAGTACGCCGGGGCCGACAATGTGGGCCACCGACCGGTGATGATTCACCGTGCTCCGTTTGGTTCGCTGGAACGGTTTGTGGGAATGTTGATCGAGCACTTTGCGGCCGCCTTCCCACTGTGGTTGGCGCCCGAACAGATTCGCGTCCTGCCGTTGTCGGAAAAGACCACCGACTACGCCGTCGCGGTCACGAAACAGTTGAGCGATGCGGGCTTGCGGGCCACTACCGACCTGCGAAACAGCAAGGTGCAAGCCAAAATTCGCGACGCCCAGTTGGAATTGGTGCCCTATATGGCCGTTGTGGGGCCCAAGGAGTCGGAATCGAATCAGCTGGCGCTGCGTGACCGCATCGACGGCGATTTGGGATCGATGCCGGTGGCCGAAGCGGTTGCGAAGCTGACGAAGGAAGTCGCCGACCGGACGGTCCGCACGGTCGTCAAGAACGCTTTGATGGAAACCGAGTCGAGCGGTGAAGAGATGTTTGCCGGCTAA